In Hoeflea sp. IMCC20628, the DNA window ATCCGGGCATCGCAGGCGCCGACAAGGGGCGGGGTTGCGGCTCTGTCCGAATTCGAGGCGATGGTGCTTATGGCGATTGCGTATTCCCAGCCGCTGACGCGCAGCGAGCTGTCGAAGATCTTTGGCAAGGAAGTCAGCCGTGACGTGATCGGGTCCCTGCGCGGCGCCGGGTTCATTGCGTCTGGGCCTCGCAGCCCGACGCCGGGGGCTCCCTATACCTATGTGACGACGAAACACTTCCTCTCTGCCTTCGGCATGGAGACGTTGCGCGATCTGCCCGACATCGAGGCGCTAGAGGATGCTGGGTTGCTGGATGCCCGTATACCCTTGGGCAATGGTTTTGCGGAAAAAAGTCCTGATGAAGACGAGTAGTACGATCCACCGCTTTCGGAAACGATGCGCAGCGGACCCAACAATCGCAAGAGGTCAGAAGTCAGTCAGCCAGATCGTCCAGTGTGACCCCAAGGGCATCCGCCAAAGCGCGCAGGGACGCGACCGACCCCTGCTTGCGACCGGTCTCTATCTCGGCAATGGAGACGCGGTTCACACCGGCCTTTTCCGCCAGCGCCGCCTGGGTCAAGCCGCGCAGATCGCGATAGACGCGCAGTGGGCTTTCGCCATTCATCAGGCGGTTTGCAAAGCCTTCCGGGATCAGTTCGTCCTCGCCCGCTGCCAGCGCCGCCTTGGAGCGATCATAGGTTTGAAGGTCGGCCAGATCTTCGGCTGCCGCCTGAAGGCGGTCATATTCTTCGCGGGGAATCGTCACCATCTCGTTCATGTCATACCCTTTCAATCATAAACGCCGCCACGGGGGCCTATATCCAGAATGGCCAGGACATTGTCTTGTTCATCCATGATTACCCGCCAATCGCCCACGCGTAGTCGGATCCCATCTCGCCCCTTCAATGCCTTCACATTGTTCGCCTGCGAGGCTGGGTCTTGTGCATAGGCTTCGATCTTGGAC includes these proteins:
- a CDS encoding type II toxin-antitoxin system RelE/ParE family toxin, whose protein sequence is MRQISYTKMAIRVLRRMPVNKAQLIRSKIEAYAQDPASQANNVKALKGRDGIRLRVGDWRVIMDEQDNVLAILDIGPRGGVYD
- a CDS encoding helix-turn-helix transcriptional regulator — encoded protein: MNEMVTIPREEYDRLQAAAEDLADLQTYDRSKAALAAGEDELIPEGFANRLMNGESPLRVYRDLRGLTQAALAEKAGVNRVSIAEIETGRKQGSVASLRALADALGVTLDDLAD
- a CDS encoding SMC-Scp complex subunit ScpB, giving the protein MTTSTAAKPSRKKTNATAERLFDRELGDLPAEMRWREWILRVEAVIFASTEPVTRETLARVVGKDCSIDLLIDDLHEELRSRPYELVSVAGGWQHRSRTAYADAIRASQAPTRGGVAALSEFEAMVLMAIAYSQPLTRSELSKIFGKEVSRDVIGSLRGAGFIASGPRSPTPGAPYTYVTTKHFLSAFGMETLRDLPDIEALEDAGLLDARIPLGNGFAEKSPDEDE